One Salmo trutta chromosome 26, fSalTru1.1, whole genome shotgun sequence DNA window includes the following coding sequences:
- the LOC115163703 gene encoding frizzled-4: MSRVVYTLAAVALSLLLLCGPGSIGLVRAFGDETEEMTCDPIRIAMCQDLGYNVTKMPNLVGNVLQSDAELQLTTFTPLIQYGCSSQLKFFLCAVYVPMCTDKVPIPIGPCGSMCLSVKRKCLPVLVEFGFVWPELLNCSLFPPQNDHNHMCMEGPGDEEASFHPVRPLPPQEEECQALGAGPDQYAWVRRSHSCALQCGYDAGLYRRGAKVFTDVWMAVWAVLCFLSTTLTVLTFLLDSTRFSYPERPIIFLSMCSNLYSVAYLVRLTLGRERVSCDLEEAAVPVLVQEGLKSTSCAIVFLLLYFFGMASSLWWVILTLTWFLAAGLKWGHEAIEMHSSYFHIAAWAIPAVKTIVILIMRLVDADDLTGLCYVGNLQQEAVTGFVVAPLAAYLLIGTLFICAGLVALFKIRSNLQKDGAKTDKLERLMVKIGVFSVLYMVPASTVIGCYLYQLSHWGDFRASARDSYVAAEMLRIFMSLLVGITSGMWIWSAKTLHTWQRCSAHLWRDGRAGRGKRAPGDSWIKPGKGNETVV; encoded by the exons ATGAGTCGGGTCGTGTACACTCTTGCGGCGGTAGCGCTCTCCCTTTTGCTGCTGTGCGGTCCAGGATCCATTGGTCTGGTGCGTGCATTCGGCGACGAGACAGAGGAGATGACGTGCGACCCGATACGCATCGCCATGTGCCAGGACCTGGGCTACAACGTTACCAAGATGCCCAACCTGGTGGGCAACGTCCTGCAGTCAGACGCCGAGCTCCAGCTCACCACCTTCACACCACTCATACAGTATGGCTGCTCCAGCCAGTTGaag ttcttcCTGTGTGCGGTGTACGTGCCCATGTGTACAGACAAGGTTCCCATCCCCATCGGGCCGTGTGGcagcatgtgtctgtctgtcaagaGGAAGTGTCTGCCAGTCCTAGTAGAGTTTGGCTTCGTCTGGCCAGAGCTGCTGAACTGCAGCCTGTTTCCCCCTCAGAACGACCACAACCACATGTGTATGGAGGGTCCGGGGGACGAGGAGGCCTCGTTCCACCCCGTCCGACCTCTGCCCCCGCAGGAGGAGGAGTGCCAGGCCCTGGGGGCCGGGCCAGACCAGTATGCCTGGGTGAGGCGGAGCCACAGCTGTGCACTGCAGTGTGGGTATGACGCAGGGCTGTACCGGCGCGGGGCCAAGGTGTTTACAGACGTGTGGATGGCAGTGTGGGCAGTGTTGTGTTTCCTCTCTACCACCCTGACCGTCCTCACCTTCCTCCTGGACTCAACACGTTTCTCCTACCCCGAGAGACCCATCATCTTCCTCTCCATGTGCTCCAACCTCTACAGCGTGGCCTACCTG GTGCGCCTGACTCTGGGTCGGGAGCGTGTGTCCTGTGACCTGGAGGAGGCAGCGGTACCTGTTCTGGTACAGGAGGGGTTAAAGAGTACCAGCTGTGCCATCGTCTTCCTCCTGCTCTACTTCTTTGGCATGGCCTCCTCGTTGtg GTGGGTGATTCTGACTCTGACCTGGTTCCTGGCTGCAGGGTTAAAGTGGGGTCACGAGGCCATCGAGATGCACAGCTCCTACTTCCACATAGCAGCCTGGGCCATCCCCGCCGTTAAGACCATCGTCATCCTCATCATGCGACTAGTAGACGCTGATGACCTCACGGGGCTGTGCTACGTGGGTAACCTACAGCAGGAGGCAGTGACGGGCTTCGTGGTCGCCCCGCTCGCTGCATACCTCCTCATTGGCACTCTGTTTATCTGCGCCGGCTTGGTGGCCCTGTTCAAGATCCGCTCCAACCTACAGAAGGACGGGGCCAAAACAGACAAGCTGGAGCGTCTGATGGTGAAGATCGGAGTGTTCTCTGTGCTGTACATGGTACCTGCGTCCACCGTGATAGGCTGCTACCTCTACCAGCTGTCCCACTGGGGGGACTTCAGGGCCAGTGCCAGGGACTCATACGTGGCAGCAGAGATGTTGAGGATCTTTAtgtctctgctggtgggcatcaCGTCGGGCATGTGGATCTGGTCGGCCAAGACCCTTCACACCTGGCAACGCTGCTCTGCCCACCTGTGGAGGGACGGCCGGGCAGGGAGGGGCAAGCGGGCACCGGGGGACAGCTGGATTAAACCTGGCAAGGGCAATGAGACGGTGGTGtga